In the Nitratiruptor sp. YY09-18 genome, TTAAGATGCTCCCTACTCTGGGTGCCGGTATAGCCGTCTTTGCATTTGCAGTCTTTATAGGAATCTTCTCACCCATTGCAGGCATCCTTGCAGATAAAATCGGAGCCAAAAAGGCTGTAGCCCTTGCAGCCTTTGTCTATGTGATTACTTCTGTGCTTTTGCTGCCAAAACTCAATTACTACACCCCCATGCATCAAGCAATGCTTTTAACTATTCCTTTTGGTATAGGTATGGGACTCTTCTTTGCTCCTGTGACAGTAATGGTGATGCAAAGCGCACCACCCCATAAAGGCGAACTAGCAATTGTTCTCATGGACTACTTTCGCTTTGTAGGTGGAAGTTTTGGCACGGCTCTTGCTACCAATAATATGGAATATTTTAAAAATATGCACTTTTTACGCATGAATGAGCTGCAAAACTATGAATATATTGGTTATTTCTTGCATAAACTCCAAAACCTCTTAGGTATCAGCTGGGAGCAGATCAAGATCATTTTTGGCAGCTACGAAGAGTTTATGAGTTTTAACTACGGCTTTTACAACACCTTCATGCATGCTGGATATTGGGGAGTTTTTGGTACGATATTTGTACTTTTGCTCTTTTTGATAAAACCAAAGGAGAACCTATGAGAAAATTATTAGCTATATTGTCACTTTTTTTGCCGCTTGTTGCCCAAGACTATATTCAAATAATCCATAAAGTAAACAATTCCCTCCTTTTACAGCAAGCTGGCAAACTCACTGAGGCTTCCAAAAAAATGGTACAAGCTGCCCAAGGCAAAAATCTCCCCACTCTCGATGTTTCACTCCAAGTAATCCATCTCAAAGATACACCTACTATGTATCTGCATATGCCACGCACCCCTGTCATGGCTCTCCCCATGGGCAAACAGGAGCAGTGGCAAGGAGAGCTGCGGCTAACCTATCCTCTCTTTAGTGGTTTTGCCATTACAGCTGCTACGCAAAAAGCGAAGCTAGAGTATGAAAAGGCAAAACTCAAAAAAGATGATCTCAAAAGAAATCTCTATATGCAAACTACGATGCTCTATAGCTCCATCTATGCACTCAAGCAAAAGCTCCAGGCTCTCCAAAGGGCAAAAAAAGCGATAGATCTCGCATATAAAAAAGCACAAGGCTTTTACAACAAAGGATTGCTAGCTCCAAGCGAACTCTACAATATCCAAGCAAAAAAGTATAAAATTGCAGCGGATATCACGCAGACAAAGGGGCAAATTACTGCACTTTTCAATAATCTCTCATATCTTCTCAATATAAAAATTTCTACTACCGATGAGCTTACATCACTACCCATGCCACAAAAATCACAGATCCTCCAAAGTGCCCTCCAGCAAAGAGAGGATCTATTAGCTTTATATAAGAGCTTAGGCATTGACCAAGAGGATATTATCCTTGCAAAAAGCACATATTATCCCAAAATCGCACTCTTCGCTGCGCTTAAAAAGCATGGCGATAGCATGGCTCTTAATGGCGATGGGTTTACCAATGCTGACCAAAGCTATGTAGGAGCAGCAGTACAGTGGAATCTCTTTTCTGGTTTTAGTGATAAGCAAAGAGTAGAGGCAGCTAAGATGAAAAAAGCAGCAACAACTTTGCAAATAGCAGAGTACAAGCAAAGAATCACAACGAATATCGAAAATGCTTTTGTCAAGCTCACAGCACTCAAGCAAAAACTCAAAAGCGCAACATCGCAAGTCAAAGCGCAGCTAGAGTACTATAAACTCACTCAAGGAAGATTTGACAATCAATTAGCAAGTGCAGATGAACTCAGTCGCTCAATTGCTGATCTTGCAGCGGCAAGAGCGCAAAAGGCTGCAATTGAAGCACAAATTTTCAATCAAGTAGCCTATATCTATCTTCTTGGTGGACTCAAAAATTTTGAAAAAATAGCTCTTCGTTGATAAGAGGCAAAACCTCTTATCAATACTCTTTGATATACGCTTTTTCTCCATGGAGTGCTTCATCAAGCCCCTCTATCTCATCATCACGGCTTACACGAAGTCCAATCATTTTATCTACAATTTTAAATATTATATAACTCAAAACTACAGTGTATATGCCAACGACAAGCAGAGCCAGGAACTCTTTACCCAAAAGTCCTACTCCACCCCCATACAATAGTCCGTTTACGCCACCAATATTCTCTTTGGCAAAGATACCTAGCAAGATAGCTCCTAGCATCCCGCCAACACCATGCACACCAAAAACATCGAGACTATCGTCATATTTGAATCTATTCTTGAGATATACCACCGCCCAAAAACAGACAATAGCAGCTACTACCCCAATTACAAGACCGCCAAAAATATCTACAAATCCAGAAGCTGGAGTGATTGTAGCAAGTCCTGCAATGATACCGGTAAAAAGACCAAGACTTGTAGGCTTTTTAAACTTGATCCACTCAAGTATCATCCATACAAGCCCCCCTACAATCGCTGCTAGAGTGGTAACAAATGCTGCACTTACAGCTTGTGCATTCAGAGCTAGTGCGCTTCCACCGTTAAATCCAAACCATCCAAACCACAAAAGCCCTGTTCCTATAGCAACAAGTGGCAAAGAGGAGGGAAGCATAAAAGGCTCTTTGCGTTTTCCAAGCATAATAGCACCTACAAGTGCAGCAAGTCCACTGGTCTCATGCAACACTATCCCACCTGCAAAATCAAGAACTCCCATATTTCCAAGCCAGCCACCACCCCAGATCCAGTGAGCTACCGGGAAATAGACGATCGTTGACCAAAGGAAAGAAATTAAAATCCACGCACCAAACTTCATTCTCTCCACAAATGCTCCAGCCATAAGTGCTGTGGCAATTGCTGCAAAGGTCATCTGAAAAAATATAAAGAGATAGTGGTAGAGATTTGGTGCAGAAGGTGCTGTATCAGATGGTTTGATACTATGGAGGAAAAAATACCTCAAATCTCCTATTATGCCTTGGACATCTCCTCCAAATGTGAGCGAGTATCCATAGGCTATCCAGACCAAACTCACTATCCCAAAAGCCACCATCACCATCATGATGGTATTGAGAATGCTTTTGACTTTTGTAAGCCCACCATAAAAGAGTGCAAGTGCCGGCACACTCATAAGAAGTACAAAAGCAGTAGAAACAAGTATCCAGACATTGTCAGCAATTACAATTTTCTCCATTTTGTATCCTTAAAAAATATTTAATTATATTGCCTCTTCGTCTTCTTCACCTGTGCGGATACGGATAACTTTTTCGATATCACTCACAAAAACTTTCCCATCTCCAATTTTCCCTGTACGCGCACTTTTGACAATCGCTTCAATTACTTGTTCGGCCTCATCAGCAGTAACAACAACTTCAATTTTGACCTTTGGCAAGAAATCAACCACATATTCCGCCCCCCTATAGAGCTCAGTATGACCTTGTTGGCGTCCATACCCTTTGACTTCAGTCACTGTCATACCAGTAATACCAATCTCACTCAATGCCTCTTTCACATCATCAAGCTTAAAAGGCTTAATTACAGCTTCAATTTTTTTCATATCCTCTCCTCATCTGTTTTGCTCTATTTTAAAGGAAAAACTCTTTGATATCAATAAGTTTATTTACTGAAATGTAGTCTTTTGTGTATTTATCATAGAATGTTCTCTCGTTAAATTCATTTTGATCATTTTTTATACAATTTATATCTATTAACTTTTGTACAATTTCTTATATCCCATCAAAGGAAACAAGATGAAACTTGATGAACTCAAAACTGCAGGTCATCTTCCAACACTCATCGCAGCCTTTTTGTACTTTGATTTTAGCTTCATGGTGTGGACGATGCTAGGTCCACTTGCAACGGAGATCGCTTCTTCTTTAGCCAAACATGGTTATATAGTTGATGCCAACCAAAAGGCAACGATGCTTGCTATCCCGATACTTGGCGGAGCGATACTGAGAATTGTACTTGGATTTTTGGTTGATAACATTGGAGCTAAAAAGACAGCGATTATCGCTCAGTTCATCGTCATCGCTTCACTTTTTTATGCATTTTTACGGGGCGAATCGATCACCTATACTGAGCTTTTGATGGTGGCTGTAGGACTTGGATTTGCAGGAGCCAGCTTTGCGGTGGCACTTCCTCAGGCCGGACAGTGGTATCCACCACGTCTGCAAGGCGTTGTTTTGGGACTAGCGGGGGCTGGAAATATAGGCGTGGTGATTGACTACATCTTTGCACCAAAGATCGCTGAGATTTGGGGATGGCCTGCGGTCTTTTTGGTTGGCGGCATTTTATCCACAATTATCCTTGTTACCTATATCATTATGGCAAAGGATGCACCGCCCGAGGTGTATACACCAAGAAAGAAAAAGCTCAGTGACTACATCAAACTTTTGCAAGACAAGGACACTTGGTGGTTTAGCCTCTTTTATGCAGTAAGTTTTGGTGGATTTGTAGGGTTTGCCAACTATATGAAAGTCTATTTGATGGATGTCTATAAAGATGAGATGGCACAAATTGGATTGCAGCTTTTGAATGAGCCAAATGTGCAGGTGATTGCAGGCTATTTCGGGGCTCTTTGTATCTTTGCCGGAGCAATGCTGAGACCTGTTGGCGGGGCAATTGCAGATAAGATGGGTGGCGTAAAATCACTCTATATTTTTTATGGAGCAGTCGCTCTTTTGGCACTTTTGAATGCAACCGTAGTGCACAATTTTTATATGGCTATTGTTGTG is a window encoding:
- a CDS encoding TolC family protein; translated protein: MRKLLAILSLFLPLVAQDYIQIIHKVNNSLLLQQAGKLTEASKKMVQAAQGKNLPTLDVSLQVIHLKDTPTMYLHMPRTPVMALPMGKQEQWQGELRLTYPLFSGFAITAATQKAKLEYEKAKLKKDDLKRNLYMQTTMLYSSIYALKQKLQALQRAKKAIDLAYKKAQGFYNKGLLAPSELYNIQAKKYKIAADITQTKGQITALFNNLSYLLNIKISTTDELTSLPMPQKSQILQSALQQREDLLALYKSLGIDQEDIILAKSTYYPKIALFAALKKHGDSMALNGDGFTNADQSYVGAAVQWNLFSGFSDKQRVEAAKMKKAATTLQIAEYKQRITTNIENAFVKLTALKQKLKSATSQVKAQLEYYKLTQGRFDNQLASADELSRSIADLAAARAQKAAIEAQIFNQVAYIYLLGGLKNFEKIALR
- a CDS encoding ammonium transporter; amino-acid sequence: MEKIVIADNVWILVSTAFVLLMSVPALALFYGGLTKVKSILNTIMMVMVAFGIVSLVWIAYGYSLTFGGDVQGIIGDLRYFFLHSIKPSDTAPSAPNLYHYLFIFFQMTFAAIATALMAGAFVERMKFGAWILISFLWSTIVYFPVAHWIWGGGWLGNMGVLDFAGGIVLHETSGLAALVGAIMLGKRKEPFMLPSSLPLVAIGTGLLWFGWFGFNGGSALALNAQAVSAAFVTTLAAIVGGLVWMILEWIKFKKPTSLGLFTGIIAGLATITPASGFVDIFGGLVIGVVAAIVCFWAVVYLKNRFKYDDSLDVFGVHGVGGMLGAILLGIFAKENIGGVNGLLYGGGVGLLGKEFLALLVVGIYTVVLSYIIFKIVDKMIGLRVSRDDEIEGLDEALHGEKAYIKEY
- a CDS encoding P-II family nitrogen regulator; translated protein: MKKIEAVIKPFKLDDVKEALSEIGITGMTVTEVKGYGRQQGHTELYRGAEYVVDFLPKVKIEVVVTADEAEQVIEAIVKSARTGKIGDGKVFVSDIEKVIRIRTGEEDEEAI
- a CDS encoding nitrate/nitrite transporter, which codes for MKLDELKTAGHLPTLIAAFLYFDFSFMVWTMLGPLATEIASSLAKHGYIVDANQKATMLAIPILGGAILRIVLGFLVDNIGAKKTAIIAQFIVIASLFYAFLRGESITYTELLMVAVGLGFAGASFAVALPQAGQWYPPRLQGVVLGLAGAGNIGVVIDYIFAPKIAEIWGWPAVFLVGGILSTIILVTYIIMAKDAPPEVYTPRKKKLSDYIKLLQDKDTWWFSLFYAVSFGGFVGFANYMKVYLMDVYKDEMAQIGLQLLNEPNVQVIAGYFGALCIFAGAMLRPVGGAIADKMGGVKSLYIFYGAVALLALLNATVVHNFYMAIVVLFLIMASLGMANGAVFQLVPQRFGKDMGIMTGIVGCAGGLGGTALVKTLGWSKAAFNNYSTGFFIFAVIAAMAIIGLSMVKTRWRTTWGVHAGGRI